In a genomic window of Bordetella petrii:
- a CDS encoding DUF2478 domain-containing protein — protein sequence MAPGAAARYTMVLNPVVSVPVAALVYGKSSRGADALLADFARDQLARGRRLHGLLQHEITPTDGGRPQRRLSDLRSGRLYRLSQDLGSGSQACSLDAGALAVASEVLREALDAHAELVIVNRYGAIEAAGGGFAQEMLALMSNGIPLLTVVSATLLPEWRRFTGQAGLELPVARAPLQAWFEQVAVPRQAARTGGASA from the coding sequence GTGGCGCCTGGCGCCGCGGCCCGCTATACGATGGTCTTGAACCCTGTTGTTTCCGTTCCTGTCGCCGCGCTGGTGTATGGCAAGTCGTCGCGCGGCGCCGACGCCTTGCTGGCCGATTTTGCCCGCGATCAGCTGGCGCGGGGCCGGCGGCTGCATGGCCTGCTGCAGCACGAAATTACACCGACCGATGGCGGCCGCCCGCAGCGCCGCTTAAGCGATTTGCGCTCGGGGCGCCTGTACCGGCTGTCGCAAGACCTGGGGTCCGGCTCGCAAGCCTGCAGCCTGGATGCCGGCGCATTGGCAGTTGCCAGCGAGGTGCTGCGCGAGGCCCTGGATGCCCACGCCGAGCTGGTTATCGTCAACCGCTATGGCGCCATCGAGGCTGCCGGCGGAGGCTTCGCCCAGGAGATGCTGGCCTTGATGAGCAACGGTATCCCGCTGCTTACCGTAGTGTCCGCGACGCTGCTGCCCGAGTGGCGCCGCTTCACGGGCCAGGCCGGCCTGGAATTGCCGGTGGCCCGCGCGCCCCTGCAGGCCTGGTTCGAGCAAGTGGCTGTGCCTCGCCAGGCCGCGCGCACAGGGGGCGCTTCCGCATGA
- a CDS encoding methyltransferase domain-containing protein, with amino-acid sequence MTLADIDFAQRYRQHLAAARGQPKPPQVWDQRAGELGQRAPHSRYADDFIAHMRLDGARTLLDVGCGAGALALPLAARLERVVALDYSRGMLEALSRNAQAQGLDNIQPVLRAWEDDWSDVPACDIVVASRSTVVEDMAGALAKLHAKARLRVYLTHLAGGHFIDPAIQQVVGRTRPAMPDYIYLINILHGMGIQPSLDYISVPSQLAAASGFDDYARRVARSMGGLDDDEHARLRAWYERASPQERAGAPLRWALIHWQKDGA; translated from the coding sequence ATGACATTGGCAGACATTGATTTCGCTCAACGATATCGCCAGCACCTGGCGGCGGCGCGCGGCCAACCCAAGCCGCCGCAAGTCTGGGACCAGCGCGCAGGCGAACTGGGGCAGCGCGCCCCCCACAGCCGCTATGCCGACGATTTCATTGCCCACATGCGGCTGGACGGCGCGCGCACCTTGCTCGACGTCGGCTGCGGCGCTGGCGCGCTGGCGTTGCCGCTGGCGGCTCGGCTGGAACGGGTAGTGGCGCTGGATTACAGCCGGGGCATGCTCGAGGCGCTGTCGCGCAATGCGCAGGCGCAAGGGCTGGACAATATCCAGCCTGTGTTGCGCGCCTGGGAAGATGACTGGTCCGATGTGCCGGCCTGCGACATCGTGGTGGCGTCAAGATCCACCGTGGTCGAAGACATGGCCGGCGCCCTGGCCAAGCTGCATGCCAAGGCGCGCCTGCGCGTCTACCTGACGCACCTGGCGGGCGGCCATTTCATCGATCCGGCGATCCAGCAGGTGGTGGGCCGCACGCGGCCCGCCATGCCCGACTACATTTACCTTATCAACATTCTGCACGGCATGGGCATCCAGCCCTCGCTCGACTACATCAGCGTGCCCAGCCAGCTCGCGGCCGCGTCCGGCTTTGACGACTACGCGCGCCGGGTGGCCCGCTCGATGGGCGGACTGGACGACGATGAACACGCGCGCCTGCGCGCCTGGTACGAACGCGCCTCGCCGCAAGAGCGCGCCGGCGCGCCGTTGCGCTGGGCATTGATCCACTGGCAGAAAGACGGCGCCTAG
- a CDS encoding glutathione S-transferase family protein: protein MDYQLYYSPGACSMAAHIALQEAKAAYTLRLVDLSTRAHYRPEYLAINPKARVPALGIPGQARVLTELPAILVHVAQQHPQAGLLPADDPVQTARCLEWLAWLSGWVHSAGYGAIWRPERFSGNADHYDGIRAQGRRTVIDAYAAIEQQFADGRPHALASGYSVVDPFLLVLYRWGNRIGLDMRADCPAWSAASASLAQRPAVQGVLQREGVSLDG, encoded by the coding sequence ATGGACTACCAACTCTATTACTCTCCCGGCGCGTGCTCGATGGCCGCGCATATCGCCCTGCAGGAAGCGAAGGCCGCCTATACGCTGCGGCTGGTCGACCTGTCGACGCGCGCGCATTACCGGCCAGAGTACCTGGCCATCAACCCCAAGGCGCGCGTGCCGGCGCTCGGCATTCCCGGCCAGGCGCGGGTGCTGACGGAGCTGCCGGCGATCCTGGTGCACGTGGCGCAACAGCACCCGCAGGCGGGCCTGCTGCCGGCCGACGACCCGGTGCAGACCGCGCGCTGCCTGGAGTGGCTGGCCTGGCTGTCGGGTTGGGTGCACAGCGCCGGCTACGGCGCCATCTGGCGTCCGGAACGCTTCAGCGGCAACGCCGACCACTACGATGGCATCCGCGCCCAGGGGCGGCGCACCGTCATCGATGCCTATGCCGCCATCGAACAGCAGTTCGCCGACGGCCGCCCGCATGCATTGGCCAGTGGCTATTCGGTAGTGGATCCGTTCCTGTTGGTGCTGTACCGCTGGGGCAACCGCATCGGGCTGGACATGCGCGCCGACTGCCCCGCCTGGAGCGCCGCCAGCGCCAGCCTGGCGCAGCGCCCCGCGGTGCAGGGCGTACTGCAACGCGAAGGCGTGTCGCTGGACGGCTGA
- a CDS encoding LysR substrate-binding domain-containing protein, producing MAAGRHLPPLQTLRAFEAAVRLRSFTRAADELALTQGAVSQHIRRLESALGVSLFDREHQGVAPTARAQALALQARQGLALLERAFGSPETRPRVSAAAPPVRLGLSVLPAFAQRWLAPRVPGLRASHAGIELDVRPSAALARLDGRDGIDLAVRYGPGAWPGLKSERLMDEEVFPVASPAYRRGRRLRTPHDLARCTLLRYAWQPWEPWFQAAGLDLVEPAHGPCYDDVDALLEAAASGAGVALARRSLVAPDLAAGRLVRLWDIGIADVHAYYLVWRADSGKLPAIAAVRRWLRREAARG from the coding sequence ATGGCAGCTGGCCGACACCTTCCTCCCTTGCAGACCCTGCGCGCCTTTGAGGCCGCGGTGCGGCTGCGCAGCTTTACGCGCGCGGCCGACGAACTGGCGTTGACGCAGGGCGCGGTCAGCCAGCACATCCGGCGGCTCGAGTCCGCGCTGGGCGTTTCATTGTTCGATCGCGAGCACCAGGGCGTGGCGCCCACGGCCCGCGCGCAGGCGCTGGCGCTGCAAGCCCGGCAGGGCCTGGCGCTGCTCGAACGCGCTTTCGGCAGCCCCGAAACCCGTCCGCGGGTGAGCGCTGCCGCGCCGCCCGTGCGGCTGGGGCTGAGCGTGCTGCCCGCTTTCGCGCAGCGGTGGCTGGCGCCGCGCGTGCCGGGCTTGCGGGCCAGCCACGCCGGCATCGAACTCGACGTGCGGCCCAGCGCGGCGCTGGCCCGGCTGGATGGCCGCGACGGCATCGACCTGGCGGTACGCTACGGGCCGGGCGCGTGGCCGGGCCTCAAGAGCGAACGGCTGATGGATGAGGAAGTGTTTCCCGTTGCCAGCCCGGCCTACCGGCGCGGCCGGCGGTTGCGCACGCCGCACGACCTGGCGCGCTGCACCTTGCTGCGGTACGCGTGGCAGCCGTGGGAACCGTGGTTCCAGGCGGCCGGCCTGGATCTGGTCGAGCCGGCGCATGGACCGTGCTACGACGACGTCGACGCGCTGTTGGAAGCCGCCGCCTCGGGCGCCGGCGTGGCGCTCGCGCGGCGTTCGCTGGTAGCGCCCGACCTGGCGGCGGGCCGGCTGGTGCGCCTGTGGGACATCGGCATTGCCGATGTGCATGCCTACTACCTGGTATGGCGGGCCGACAGCGGCAAGCTGCCGGCTATTGCCGCCGTGCGCCGCTGGCTGCGCCGCGAGGCCGCGCGCGGCTGA
- a CDS encoding glutathione binding-like protein, giving the protein MIELYYWPTPNGHKITLFLEEAELPYRIHPVDISAGDQFKPEFLAFSPNNRMPAIIDTAPADGGEPVTVFESGAILLYLAEKTGRFLPADARGRKTVLEWLFWQVGGLGPMAGQNHHFGQYAPEPLPYAIDRYVKETNRLYGVLDRRLAQRPFIAGDDYTIADMASYPWIVPWKKQQQNLDDFPNLRRWFDAVRERPATVRAYAQGDPYTHRPAVTEAGKKILFGQTAQQVQPAGAR; this is encoded by the coding sequence ATGATCGAGTTGTATTACTGGCCCACGCCCAACGGACACAAAATCACCCTGTTCCTGGAAGAAGCTGAGCTGCCGTATCGCATCCATCCCGTGGACATTAGCGCCGGAGACCAGTTCAAGCCTGAGTTCCTGGCGTTTTCGCCCAACAACCGCATGCCCGCCATCATCGACACCGCGCCCGCCGATGGCGGCGAGCCGGTGACGGTATTCGAGTCGGGCGCCATCCTGCTGTACCTGGCCGAGAAAACCGGGCGGTTCCTGCCGGCCGACGCGCGCGGCCGCAAAACCGTGCTGGAATGGCTATTCTGGCAAGTGGGCGGCCTGGGGCCGATGGCCGGCCAGAACCACCATTTTGGGCAGTATGCGCCCGAGCCGCTGCCCTACGCCATCGACCGCTACGTGAAAGAAACCAACCGGCTGTACGGCGTGCTGGATCGCCGCCTGGCGCAGCGGCCATTCATTGCGGGCGACGACTACACCATCGCCGACATGGCCTCGTATCCGTGGATCGTGCCGTGGAAAAAGCAGCAGCAGAACCTGGACGACTTCCCCAACCTGCGGCGCTGGTTCGACGCGGTGCGCGAGCGCCCCGCCACGGTGCGCGCCTATGCGCAGGGCGACCCGTACACGCATCGCCCCGCCGTGACCGAAGCCGGCAAGAAAATCCTGTTTGGCCAGACCGCGCAGCAGGTCCAGCCGGCGGGCGCGCGCTGA
- a CDS encoding IclR family transcriptional regulator codes for MNTTEKGPPGASTLRRGLHILAALRRAPEGLDVAGIARALAMQRTSVYRYISVLAEEGYAVRDPQTGRYRAALTGSHLVDEQALSVAQLAPAMRRISDHTGDSSFLICRVGSDSLCLHREIGGYPVQVLAVTIGHRQPLGVGAAGLALLAALPADEADALMQQNREALRSYGQMTVARMRLLVEATRNRGWAAVGNAAVPGVLGVGVALRDRSGYPRLAVSVSCILDRMPASRQRSIADLIRREIGADG; via the coding sequence ATGAACACCACCGAGAAAGGCCCGCCCGGCGCCAGCACCCTGCGGCGCGGGCTGCATATCCTGGCGGCGTTGCGCCGCGCCCCGGAAGGCCTCGATGTCGCCGGCATAGCGCGCGCGCTGGCAATGCAACGCACCAGCGTGTACCGCTATATCTCCGTCCTGGCCGAAGAAGGCTATGCCGTGCGCGACCCGCAGACCGGGCGCTATCGGGCCGCCTTGACCGGGAGTCACCTGGTGGATGAGCAGGCCTTGTCCGTGGCGCAACTGGCGCCCGCCATGCGCCGCATCAGCGACCACACTGGCGATTCTTCTTTTCTGATCTGCCGGGTTGGCTCCGACTCACTGTGCCTGCACCGGGAAATCGGCGGCTACCCGGTGCAGGTGCTGGCCGTAACTATCGGGCATCGCCAGCCGCTGGGCGTGGGCGCGGCGGGCCTGGCGCTGCTGGCCGCCCTGCCCGCCGACGAGGCCGATGCCCTGATGCAGCAGAACCGAGAGGCGCTGCGATCGTATGGGCAGATGACCGTGGCGCGCATGCGGCTGCTGGTCGAGGCAACCCGCAATCGCGGCTGGGCCGCGGTGGGCAACGCGGCGGTGCCGGGCGTGCTGGGCGTAGGCGTGGCGCTGCGCGACCGCTCGGGCTACCCCCGTCTGGCGGTCAGTGTTTCCTGCATTCTCGATCGCATGCCGGCGAGCCGGCAGCGCAGCATCGCCGACCTGATCCGCCGCGAAATCGGCGCCGACGGCTGA
- a CDS encoding Bug family tripartite tricarboxylate transporter substrate binding protein, whose protein sequence is MHSVMRRFVRPAALLLAGLGLIPAAGAADNYPQRPVTLVVGYAAGGATDIVARLIAKSLSDSLGQAVVVENRTGANSNIGAEVVARSKADGYTLYIGSIANTINRTLYEKLNYDFKKDFTPVALLATIPNILVVHPKLPIHSVQEYVAYAKSHPGKLTCASSGSGSSIHLSCEIFKMTTGTDILHVPYRGSGPAVADLLGGQVDSMFDNLPSSLPHVQAGKLRALGVTSLERAPFAPDVPTLAESGLPGFSVQSWFAVMAPAGTPEPIVAKLNQAINQGLAGDALTQAYKAAGFVLPATPNTPATLQRLIDSEIDKWGKVVTQAGLKVQ, encoded by the coding sequence ATGCATTCTGTTATGCGACGTTTTGTTCGGCCCGCGGCGCTGCTGCTCGCCGGCCTGGGCCTGATTCCGGCGGCCGGGGCGGCCGACAACTATCCCCAACGGCCGGTGACCCTGGTGGTGGGCTATGCGGCCGGCGGCGCGACGGACATCGTGGCGCGCCTGATCGCCAAATCGCTGTCCGATTCGCTGGGTCAGGCGGTAGTCGTCGAGAACCGCACGGGCGCCAACAGCAACATCGGCGCCGAAGTCGTTGCGCGCTCCAAGGCCGACGGCTACACCCTGTACATCGGTTCGATCGCAAACACCATCAACCGCACTCTGTACGAAAAACTCAACTACGACTTCAAGAAAGACTTCACGCCTGTGGCGCTGCTGGCCACTATCCCGAACATCCTGGTGGTCCATCCCAAGCTGCCGATCCATTCGGTGCAAGAGTACGTGGCTTACGCCAAGAGCCACCCCGGCAAGCTGACCTGCGCCTCGTCGGGCAGCGGTTCGTCCATTCACCTGTCGTGCGAGATATTCAAGATGACCACCGGCACCGACATCCTGCATGTGCCGTATCGCGGCAGCGGCCCGGCGGTGGCCGATCTGCTGGGCGGGCAGGTGGATTCGATGTTCGACAACCTGCCGTCGTCGCTGCCGCATGTGCAGGCGGGCAAGCTGCGCGCGCTGGGCGTCACGTCGCTCGAGCGGGCGCCGTTCGCTCCCGATGTTCCCACGCTGGCGGAATCGGGTTTGCCTGGCTTCTCGGTGCAATCCTGGTTCGCGGTGATGGCGCCGGCCGGCACGCCCGAGCCCATCGTCGCCAAGCTGAACCAAGCCATCAACCAGGGCCTGGCCGGCGACGCGCTGACCCAGGCCTACAAGGCGGCCGGCTTCGTCCTGCCCGCCACGCCGAACACGCCCGCCACCTTGCAGCGCTTGATCGATAGCGAAATCGACAAATGGGGCAAGGTCGTCACCCAGGCCGGGCTCAAGGTGCAATAG
- a CDS encoding class I adenylate-forming enzyme family protein yields the protein MYPIDFFHRAAARFRDRVALDTPEGAWTYGRLHGEVQALAAALQALDPQPQSRVAICAGNTAQHVVALLAVIASGKIWVPLNYRSTAPEIGRILDATEPGIVITDHTGDALVDAGRAAHVRLDGDAGGHTLAGLLQAYAGREPARCEPGVDAVQAIKFTGGTTGLPKGVMQPYRAWTAVIINQINAWRLTSEDRYVVAAPVTHGTSTYLLPVLAQGGAHVFLEESSPATITAAFRERGGTLAFMPPTLIYMIMAQPGVSRADFPRLRNLIYGGAPMPVEKFEQVRAFFGPVVGATYGQTESPQIVTAITAAELDEPANLGSVGSATWFSEFAIMDREGRILPPGQAGEVVVRGDLVMAGYGRLPEKTAETIVDGWLHTGDVGVVDDRGYLTIKDRLRDVIITGGFNVYPIDVENALAQHPAVYECAVFGVPDDKWGEAVQAAVQFRSGASAAPQELMKFVRDRLGPVHTPKNVHVFESLPRSSVGKVLKNAVRDSVIKEIA from the coding sequence GTGTATCCCATTGATTTTTTCCACCGGGCCGCCGCCCGTTTCCGCGACCGCGTCGCGCTGGACACGCCCGAGGGCGCTTGGACCTACGGCCGGCTGCACGGCGAGGTGCAGGCGCTGGCGGCCGCCCTGCAGGCGCTCGACCCGCAGCCGCAAAGCCGGGTGGCGATCTGCGCCGGCAACACCGCGCAGCATGTGGTGGCGCTGCTGGCCGTGATCGCATCGGGCAAGATATGGGTGCCGTTGAACTACCGCAGCACGGCGCCGGAAATCGGCCGCATCCTCGATGCGACCGAGCCCGGCATCGTCATCACCGACCACACCGGCGACGCGCTGGTGGATGCCGGGCGGGCGGCGCACGTCCGCCTGGACGGTGACGCCGGCGGGCACACGCTGGCCGGCCTGCTGCAAGCCTATGCGGGACGCGAGCCGGCGCGCTGCGAGCCGGGCGTCGACGCCGTGCAGGCGATCAAGTTCACCGGCGGCACGACCGGCCTGCCCAAGGGGGTAATGCAGCCCTACCGGGCCTGGACCGCCGTCATCATCAACCAGATCAATGCGTGGCGGCTTACCAGCGAAGACCGCTATGTGGTCGCCGCGCCCGTCACGCATGGCACCTCCACCTACCTGTTGCCGGTGCTGGCGCAGGGCGGCGCCCATGTGTTCCTGGAGGAATCGTCGCCGGCCACCATCACGGCGGCGTTCCGCGAACGCGGCGGCACGCTGGCTTTCATGCCGCCCACGCTGATCTACATGATCATGGCGCAACCCGGCGTGTCGCGCGCCGATTTTCCACGCCTGCGCAACCTGATCTACGGCGGCGCGCCCATGCCTGTAGAAAAGTTCGAGCAGGTGCGCGCGTTCTTCGGCCCGGTGGTGGGAGCCACGTACGGCCAGACCGAATCTCCGCAGATCGTCACGGCCATTACCGCGGCCGAGCTGGACGAGCCCGCGAACCTGGGGTCGGTGGGCAGCGCCACCTGGTTCTCTGAGTTTGCCATCATGGACCGCGAAGGCCGCATTCTGCCGCCGGGGCAGGCGGGCGAAGTAGTGGTGCGCGGCGACCTGGTCATGGCCGGTTACGGGCGCCTGCCCGAGAAAACCGCGGAAACTATCGTCGACGGTTGGCTGCACACCGGCGACGTGGGCGTGGTGGACGACCGCGGCTACCTGACCATCAAAGACCGCCTGCGCGACGTCATCATTACCGGCGGCTTCAACGTATACCCCATCGATGTCGAGAACGCCCTGGCCCAGCATCCCGCCGTGTACGAATGCGCGGTGTTCGGCGTTCCCGACGACAAATGGGGCGAGGCGGTGCAGGCCGCCGTGCAGTTCCGCAGCGGCGCGTCCGCCGCGCCTCAGGAGCTGATGAAGTTCGTGCGCGACCGGCTAGGCCCCGTGCATACGCCCAAGAACGTACACGTTTTCGAGAGCCTGCCACGTTCGTCGGTGGGCAAGGTGCTGAAGAACGCTGTCCGGGATTCCGTCATCAAGGAGATTGCATGA
- a CDS encoding citryl-CoA lyase, with protein sequence MNRPVTRLCAHHLEGMSYRDADLVEDLIGKKTFAEVMFSQIIGRDARPVDLRVVDAVLITLMEHGLTPSAIATRVVYMSAPENLQGAVAAGLMAVGSSFVGTMENCSLLLDRILKAYDAQAEARAIVQSHRDGKKPLPGFGHHLHKPDDPRSLKLLALARAEPDLPGKWLDALELLARTVDEVYGRHITINATGAVAALLGEIGIPTKLMRGFAVISRAAGLVSHVAEEQQCPSGRFIWETIDREIPYVGAGKSAHRHPEG encoded by the coding sequence ATGAACCGCCCCGTTACCCGCCTGTGCGCCCATCACCTGGAGGGAATGTCGTATCGCGATGCCGACTTGGTTGAAGACCTTATCGGCAAGAAGACCTTCGCCGAGGTGATGTTCTCGCAGATTATCGGCCGCGACGCGCGCCCGGTCGACCTGCGCGTGGTCGATGCCGTATTGATCACCCTGATGGAGCACGGCCTGACGCCCAGCGCCATCGCCACCCGCGTGGTGTACATGAGCGCTCCCGAGAACCTGCAAGGCGCGGTGGCCGCGGGCCTGATGGCCGTGGGCAGCAGCTTCGTGGGCACCATGGAAAACTGCTCGTTGCTGCTCGACCGCATTCTCAAGGCCTACGACGCGCAGGCCGAGGCGCGCGCCATCGTGCAGTCCCATCGCGACGGCAAGAAACCGTTGCCGGGGTTCGGGCACCACCTGCACAAGCCCGACGACCCGCGCTCGCTCAAGTTGCTGGCGCTGGCGCGCGCCGAGCCCGATCTGCCAGGCAAATGGCTGGACGCCCTGGAACTGCTGGCCCGCACTGTCGACGAGGTGTATGGACGGCACATCACCATCAACGCCACTGGCGCGGTGGCGGCGCTGCTGGGTGAAATCGGCATTCCTACCAAGCTGATGCGCGGCTTCGCGGTCATATCGCGCGCCGCGGGCCTGGTGTCTCACGTTGCCGAAGAGCAGCAATGTCCTTCCGGCCGCTTCATCTGGGAAACCATCGACCGCGAGATTCCTTATGTGGGCGCGGGCAAGTCGGCCCATCGCCACCCGGAGGGCTGA
- a CDS encoding SDR family NAD(P)-dependent oxidoreductase, translating into MAASRPTAAQPPVALVTGGSAGIGRAIVERLLQDGYEVVNFDLKAPAGCLAGETHVAVDLCNADATRQAVAALAGERDVLYLVNNAGTVRPALLDQASPDDLAFVMALNIQAPMLLMQGLLPSMRRRQFGRVVNISSRAALGKTERTVYAASKAGLLGMTRTWALETAGDGITVNAVGPGPIATELFERVNPPGAPQTEKIRASIPVRRMGTPADIAHAVASLLDDRAGFITGQVLYVCGGMTVGLGAAA; encoded by the coding sequence ATGGCCGCCTCTCGTCCCACCGCCGCGCAGCCGCCCGTTGCGCTGGTTACCGGCGGCAGCGCCGGCATTGGCCGCGCCATCGTCGAGCGGCTGCTGCAGGATGGCTACGAAGTCGTCAATTTCGACCTGAAGGCGCCGGCCGGGTGCCTGGCGGGCGAAACGCATGTCGCGGTCGACCTGTGCAACGCCGACGCCACGCGCCAGGCCGTGGCCGCGCTGGCGGGCGAGCGCGACGTCCTGTACCTGGTCAACAACGCCGGCACGGTGCGTCCGGCATTGCTCGACCAGGCTTCGCCGGACGACCTGGCGTTCGTCATGGCGTTGAACATCCAGGCACCCATGCTGCTGATGCAGGGGTTGCTGCCGTCCATGCGCCGCCGGCAGTTCGGGCGCGTGGTCAATATTTCCAGCCGAGCGGCGCTGGGCAAGACCGAGCGCACCGTGTATGCGGCCAGCAAGGCCGGCCTGCTGGGCATGACGCGCACCTGGGCCTTGGAAACGGCGGGCGACGGCATCACCGTCAATGCCGTCGGGCCGGGGCCGATCGCCACCGAGCTGTTCGAACGGGTCAATCCGCCGGGTGCGCCGCAAACGGAGAAAATCCGCGCCAGCATCCCGGTGCGGCGCATGGGCACGCCGGCCGACATCGCGCATGCGGTGGCGTCGCTATTGGACGATCGGGCCGGCTTCATCACCGGCCAGGTGCTGTATGTATGCGGCGGCATGACGGTGGGCCTGGGAGCCGCGGCATGA
- a CDS encoding SDR family NAD(P)-dependent oxidoreductase produces MSNDLAQLQALLPAASARLAGKVALVSGGGSSGPGWSIGKASCATLARHGAVVCVLDASLEAAQDALAAVQALGGQGLALQADVADAVAMERAVQAVMDRYGRLDILQANAGIGKVGGPEDTALADWERIQKVNVDSLLIASRLVLPIMSQQGGGAIVTVSSVAGLRYLGYPHLAYNVTKAAVIHFARMIAQQYAGQGIRANTVVPGLIDTPRVRNTVARMFSADDFEQARAARDRQVPMGRMGTPWEVANAVAFLASDEASYITGTELVVDGGLIGKYA; encoded by the coding sequence ATGAGCAACGATCTTGCGCAGTTGCAGGCCTTGTTGCCTGCCGCCAGCGCCCGGCTGGCCGGCAAGGTGGCGCTGGTATCGGGAGGCGGGTCCAGCGGTCCCGGCTGGAGCATCGGCAAGGCCAGCTGCGCCACGCTGGCGCGCCATGGCGCGGTAGTGTGCGTGCTGGACGCCAGCCTCGAGGCAGCGCAGGACGCGCTGGCCGCCGTGCAGGCCCTGGGCGGCCAGGGCCTGGCGCTGCAGGCCGACGTGGCCGACGCCGTAGCCATGGAGCGGGCCGTGCAGGCTGTCATGGACCGCTACGGCAGGCTCGACATCCTGCAGGCCAATGCCGGCATCGGCAAAGTGGGCGGCCCCGAAGACACCGCGCTGGCCGACTGGGAACGCATCCAGAAAGTGAACGTCGACAGCCTGCTCATCGCCAGCCGCCTGGTCTTGCCCATCATGAGCCAGCAGGGCGGCGGCGCCATCGTGACAGTGTCGTCGGTGGCCGGCCTGCGCTACCTGGGTTATCCGCACCTTGCTTACAACGTCACCAAGGCGGCGGTCATCCACTTCGCGCGCATGATCGCCCAGCAGTACGCCGGGCAGGGTATTCGCGCCAACACCGTGGTGCCTGGCCTGATCGATACGCCGCGAGTGCGCAACACGGTGGCGCGCATGTTCTCGGCCGACGATTTTGAGCAGGCCCGCGCCGCGCGCGACAGACAGGTTCCCATGGGGCGCATGGGAACCCCCTGGGAAGTCGCCAACGCCGTCGCCTTCCTGGCCTCGGACGAGGCGTCCTATATCACCGGCACCGAACTGGTGGTCGACGGCGGACTGATCGGCAAATACGCCTGA
- a CDS encoding LysR family transcriptional regulator, which yields MRIRHLHYFLIVAEEQSFARAAARVHIEPSPLSRAIQELENQLGVRLLHRAKGRIRLTWPGEVFREEARRMLSFMDNAKSRVHAASQGYRGRLRIGLADSLAQPRLTQLLARCREEEPRTEVRISEMTVNEMLQALRHDQIDVGFTVDGEATDGYVKEMVWAERPAIAIPTHHPLLAFDKIPLAEALRYPLILCHPERCAGGHNVIRRWFNDGALPSPSVAEYVSGHEPMIMLVAAGYGIGIGLESQIALYSHPDVIIRQVVDEVPNTATFIVVPEKPASIELEHFIKRAQEIGKTSAG from the coding sequence ATGAGGATACGCCACCTGCACTATTTCTTAATCGTCGCCGAAGAGCAGAGCTTTGCTCGCGCCGCAGCCAGGGTCCATATCGAACCCTCGCCACTGTCCCGAGCCATCCAGGAGCTGGAGAACCAGCTTGGCGTCAGGCTTCTCCACCGCGCCAAGGGGCGGATACGGTTGACCTGGCCAGGCGAGGTGTTCCGGGAAGAAGCACGACGCATGCTTTCTTTCATGGACAATGCGAAGTCTCGCGTTCACGCAGCCTCGCAGGGCTACCGCGGTCGGCTGCGTATCGGCCTTGCCGATAGTCTTGCTCAGCCACGGCTCACGCAATTGCTCGCACGCTGCAGAGAGGAGGAACCTCGCACCGAAGTTCGGATCTCCGAAATGACGGTCAACGAAATGCTTCAGGCTCTCCGCCATGATCAGATCGATGTCGGCTTCACGGTAGACGGCGAAGCGACCGATGGATACGTCAAGGAGATGGTCTGGGCCGAGCGCCCCGCGATCGCCATCCCCACCCACCATCCGTTGCTTGCCTTCGACAAGATCCCTCTGGCCGAAGCTCTCCGCTATCCACTGATCCTTTGCCATCCGGAGCGGTGCGCGGGCGGCCATAATGTCATTCGTCGCTGGTTCAATGATGGCGCATTGCCCTCACCCTCAGTTGCCGAGTATGTTTCAGGGCATGAGCCGATGATAATGCTCGTCGCCGCAGGCTATGGCATTGGGATCGGCCTAGAGTCGCAGATCGCGCTCTACAGTCATCCCGATGTCATCATCAGGCAGGTCGTGGACGAGGTTCCCAATACAGCGACGTTCATTGTGGTGCCAGAGAAGCCGGCCTCCATAGAGCTGGAGCACTTCATAAAGCGAGCGCAGGAAATCGGCAAAACATCGGCCGGCTGA
- a CDS encoding AlpA family transcriptional regulator: protein MFQQNPAPAPERRILRRAEVEAKTGFKRAHIYSLMKEGKFPKAMRLGVRAVGWDSAEIDQWITDRLKERV, encoded by the coding sequence ATGTTTCAACAGAACCCCGCTCCGGCACCGGAGCGGCGCATACTGCGCCGTGCAGAAGTTGAGGCAAAGACGGGCTTCAAACGCGCCCACATCTACAGCCTCATGAAAGAGGGCAAGTTTCCCAAGGCCATGCGACTTGGCGTTCGCGCTGTGGGCTGGGACTCTGCCGAGATCGACCAATGGATCACCGACCGCCTTAAAGAGCGCGTCTGA